The genomic DNA CCAGCCCTGATCGAGCAATTTTGCTACAGCTAACTGTCCTACTCCACCTGTTGCACCAACCACTAATACGCGATCTGTCACAGTTGTCTCCTGTCAAATCTGAATTTTCTCTTAGCCTAAAGGATTGCTAGTCGCTAGTTTTATATCAAATAGAAGAAAATTGCAGCCTGAACCAAAAAATTTTGCAGCTCGACCCATTGCTTAGGGCGATCGAAACTTTGAGTTAGCCTGACGACAGATTAAGCAGCAGCTTGCTACAAGTACGCCCAGTACACAATCTAACAATCCTACAATTGAGCTACTCTATCTATCAAGCAAGATACGCTTTTAATTCTAATTTGCATAAGAGTTGGTACATAAAATTGGAATACAGCTAGAGTATTATTTGAGAATGCTGTCTGAGCTTCTAAAAACTGGTTGCAATAAACTATCTGAGAATAAGAGAGTTACAAGATAATTAAACTAGACGACAGGAAATCTAATCACAACCTGTTCGGTTAATGAGTCATGCCCCATCAAGAAATACTCTATCCAATCAGCGCGTACGACAACAGATTATTGCCTTCAAGTGCTTGAGCGAAAGCGCTAAACGGTTCCGTAATGATACTCTAGTTGCGGCTTAGTGAGAATGAGATACTGAGCAAATATTAGACTTTGGGTGCATTGACATCAGTTGTAATTCCTCTTCTGTTAAAAAAATGAATTCGAGACTGGTCTTTCACCCTTTTCAATCGATCGCTTCAGCAATCAAGTCTTGCTCGAAATCAAAGCCTCGTCCTAAGATAAAATGGCGCGCGCTATTGGAACTCCTAACGGATGCAGGTCAGGAACCCTAGATCGGTTATCTCTGGAATGTGTACCCACATCATCCTGTACTAGATTTAGCGTCCAGCATTTCACCCGTCAATACTGAGGGTTTCTGAACCACTTAAACCGCCCAAAATTTTAAGATTGAAGGGGTAAAAAAGCCCCAAACGGAATAGATAGGTGATGGATGTAAGATAGTTAGGCAGGATCGAAGGCTTTAAAGCACTACCTAGCCTCTCTTGGATTAGCCTTTCTTAGAAAGAGAGGAACTGCGCGGCTAAAGCCCTTGTAAGAAGAATTTAAGGAAATCTGCCATCTGAGACTCTACCTGAGGCTATTGTAAGCAGATGCAATCAGAACTTTTCAAACACCTTCCATTAAACCTGCTTGTTTCTTCGCTGGAGTGCAAGCCCACCCGGGATTGAGGGCAAACAGAACTGCGTTAAAGAACACTGGGTTTCATTCCTTAGACAGATTTTGTGGAAGAAAGGATAAAGATAACCTCCAGACAGGAGTGCTAGACGGTAGAAATAAGGGGTCATTCCTACGGATGTTGAAATCAACGCATTGATTAGACCCGATCGGGTAAGCCCTAAAGCAAACCCGCATCTTGCTTCCTATTCCTCAATCCCTGTTGTGGATCAAACCGATAACCTGAGATCTAGTCTAAAAGTTGGTTAGTTCAGCATTGACATTGCTTCTAAACTCTTAAAACCTGTGTTTAAGTACCTTCCACCGCTTAACGAGCATAATCTCCCCTACCCTGATACCATTCATCCGATCGTGGTGCATTTCGTCATTGCGATGGTATTGTTTGCTGTTTTCTGTGATGTTATTGGATTTTTTACTAAAAATGCGCGGCTCTATGAGGTGAGTTGGTGGAATCTGGCATTTGCAACGGTCTCGATCTTCATTGCCATTATCTTTGGACAAATTGAAGCAGGCTTAGCAGAACCTTATGCTGCAGCTGTCTCAACGCTAAATGTTCATACAATTTTGGGCTGGTCGCTCTCGGCAATTTTAGCGATCGTGACAGCATGGCGTTATGTCATTCGGTTACAGGAAAAACCGCAGTTACCCATTCCTTATCTCGTAGCGAGTGTGTTCTTAGTTGGGTTGGTTCTTGCTCAGTCATACCTGGGTAGCTTGCTCGTCTGGGTTTATGGTTTGCACACGATTCCGGTTGTTGATGCAATTAGAGGGGGGTTGTCATGAATCCAGAATTGCTGGAACAGTGGCATAGCCTGGGTGTCAACGGGTTGCCTTATCAAATTCCCATTCATCCCAATCTTGTGCACCTCACCTTGGGATTATTTATTGTGGCGATCGCCTTTGATATTGTTGCTGCCTTTTTTCCGGTTGAAAAATCTGTTTTTAAGTTTCTGGCGATTCCAGTTACTCGCTCTGCACTGTTTGATGTTGGCTGGTATAACCTCCTAGCAGCCGCAATCATCACCTTTTTCACGGTCATTGCTGGTTTTTTTGAAATTTCTTTGGCTGTACCCCTGGCAGATGTAACCAGTGCATGGGGATATCACGCTTTGGAAACAATGATTTTACATGGCGTCGGGGGTGTCTTAATTTTGACATTGATTGTGGCAATGACTGTTTGGCGCGGTTTTCAGCGTTATGGCTGGCGCAAAGATATGGCGAGACAGGTGCAGTGGAGCTACCTGGTTGCTGGTTTATTTGTTTTTGTCCTGATGTTTGCGCAAGGAACACTGGGCGCACATCTAGGTGCTGAGTTTGGCATTCACGTTACAGCAGATCAAATGCTGTATTTAGGCGAAGACCCCAATCAACTGTAGTTTGGATCGGTCAGTTTTTTAGTTATGGTGCGATCGCTGTCATGATGAAACTTCGCGCAATTCTAGTAATGACGGTCTATGCCATCCTGGTCACTTTTATTAGTTTTTGGATGGCAAAGCAAGCTTATTCCTGGTTTCCCCCAGAAGCAGCAGCAGAATCGAAATTACTGGATGATTTATTTAGTCTCTTTACCGGACTCGGCACATTTGTTTATTTAGGTGTGATTGGTCCTTTTATTT from Trichocoleus sp. includes the following:
- a CDS encoding DUF2231 domain-containing protein, which gives rise to MFKYLPPLNEHNLPYPDTIHPIVVHFVIAMVLFAVFCDVIGFFTKNARLYEVSWWNLAFATVSIFIAIIFGQIEAGLAEPYAAAVSTLNVHTILGWSLSAILAIVTAWRYVIRLQEKPQLPIPYLVASVFLVGLVLAQSYLGSLLVWVYGLHTIPVVDAIRGGLS
- a CDS encoding DUF2231 domain-containing protein; amino-acid sequence: MNPELLEQWHSLGVNGLPYQIPIHPNLVHLTLGLFIVAIAFDIVAAFFPVEKSVFKFLAIPVTRSALFDVGWYNLLAAAIITFFTVIAGFFEISLAVPLADVTSAWGYHALETMILHGVGGVLILTLIVAMTVWRGFQRYGWRKDMARQVQWSYLVAGLFVFVLMFAQGTLGAHLGAEFGIHVTADQMLYLGEDPNQL